Proteins found in one Nocardia brasiliensis ATCC 700358 genomic segment:
- a CDS encoding acyltransferase family protein: protein MTDTRSTPRGTPAVSPEIAQSRPALPSLTGARWWAAFAVFLLHALVFLPVYPFQKSELFRQIHFFMPMQLGAAGVTFFFVLSGFIIYWSFKPGASVLRFYWRRVLKIYPSHLVAALAFIVVASVPLHRLVVWVLNLLLVHTWIPKSTTVGGLNVPSWSLASEMLFYLSFPLVLPLVRRIRTEHLVRAMVVLFLFILALHTAYFLFVDGPKGIENAFAPRLVPGDASPMYELHASPAWFARDDIPVALSYWLSYNFPLSRLPEFFLGVLAARMVLEGRWRNVKMGPPLALLAVAYAATWVLPVNYKMSALLLAPMTAVVATLAARDLQGIPGLNSSKTMVWLGNVSFAFYLIQFPVMVLITRLFIGGNQFGWAGWLGWALLSMAVSTVAGAAMYHWIDLPLMTRFSGRRRAAPKGEEKPETMVVSSEPKPVVASSNEPQTVNSTVR, encoded by the coding sequence GTGACCGACACCCGATCGACACCGCGGGGGACCCCCGCGGTGTCGCCCGAGATCGCGCAAAGCCGCCCGGCCCTGCCGTCGCTGACGGGGGCCCGGTGGTGGGCGGCATTCGCCGTCTTTCTTCTACATGCCCTGGTGTTTCTGCCGGTCTATCCGTTCCAGAAATCGGAACTGTTCCGTCAGATCCACTTCTTCATGCCCATGCAGCTGGGGGCGGCCGGCGTCACGTTCTTCTTCGTGCTCTCCGGATTCATCATCTACTGGTCGTTCAAGCCCGGCGCTTCGGTGCTGCGGTTCTATTGGCGGCGGGTACTGAAGATCTATCCGTCGCACCTGGTCGCGGCGCTGGCCTTCATCGTGGTCGCCAGCGTGCCGCTGCACCGCCTGGTGGTCTGGGTGCTGAACCTGCTGCTGGTGCACACCTGGATTCCGAAGTCCACCACCGTCGGCGGGCTCAATGTGCCGTCCTGGTCGCTGGCCTCGGAGATGCTGTTCTACCTCAGCTTCCCGCTGGTGCTGCCGCTGGTCCGGCGCATCCGCACCGAACACCTGGTGCGGGCGATGGTGGTGCTGTTCCTGTTCATCCTCGCGTTGCACACCGCGTATTTCCTGTTCGTCGACGGCCCGAAGGGCATCGAGAACGCCTTCGCGCCGCGGCTGGTGCCCGGTGATGCCTCGCCGATGTACGAATTGCACGCCTCGCCCGCGTGGTTCGCTCGCGACGACATTCCCGTCGCGCTGTCGTACTGGCTGAGCTACAACTTCCCGCTGTCGCGGCTGCCCGAGTTCTTCCTCGGCGTGCTCGCGGCCCGGATGGTGCTCGAGGGCCGGTGGCGCAACGTCAAGATGGGCCCGCCGCTGGCGCTGCTCGCGGTCGCCTACGCGGCCACCTGGGTGCTGCCGGTTAACTACAAGATGTCGGCGCTGCTGCTGGCGCCGATGACCGCGGTGGTGGCCACGCTCGCCGCGCGGGATCTGCAAGGCATCCCGGGCTTGAATTCGTCCAAGACGATGGTGTGGCTCGGGAACGTTTCGTTCGCCTTCTATCTGATCCAGTTCCCGGTGATGGTGCTGATCACCAGATTGTTCATCGGCGGGAACCAGTTCGGCTGGGCCGGCTGGCTGGGGTGGGCCCTGTTGTCCATGGCCGTCTCGACCGTGGCCGGCGCGGCCATGTACCACTGGATCGATCTGCCACTGATGACCCGGTTCTCCGGCCGCCGGCGCGCAGCGCCGAAGGGCGAGGAGAAACCGGAAACCATGGTGGTGTCGAGCGAACCGAAGCCCGTGGTGGCGAGTTCGAACGAACCGCAGACAGTGAATTCCACCGTCCGTTGA
- a CDS encoding MFS transporter has protein sequence MSAPTESPSFLATRRGKLTLVLLCTAAFLDFVDSSIVNLALPAIQGEMDLSVSTLQWITTGYLLTYGGLMLLGGRLADLLGRRRILMAGTAIIGISSAAAGLAQNSELLIGARFTQGIGAALMLPAALSILTTSFRSGTDRSTALGVWAGIAGLGAASGLLLGGLITQGPGWRWVFYVNVPVCLLILIVLPLLVPSDRRNDIRGSFDIFGTALGTGGLMTLVYGLVEAPEHGWGSARTVLVLAAAAALLVGFVVNEHKISNPLVPLSIFRIRGLGAADVTQMLVAAGMMSLFFFITLYTQEVLGWGEIKAGLAYLPFSATIVVVSGVTTKIVPRTGTRPVIIIGSVITGIGIFLLAQIPTDGAYLSDLLPGLMITAAGSAAVFVANTTAANAGVPADKAGLAAALLSTAQQLGVAIGVAVLTAISISHTNTELAHGALPLDATTSGFRRALLVAAIFATVGALTALRTVNTRGEEADAVVESRPEKVVV, from the coding sequence GTGAGTGCACCTACCGAGTCACCGTCCTTTCTCGCGACCCGCCGCGGCAAGCTCACGCTGGTGCTGCTGTGCACGGCCGCGTTCCTCGACTTCGTCGACAGTTCGATCGTCAATCTCGCGCTTCCGGCGATCCAGGGCGAGATGGATCTGTCGGTGTCGACCCTGCAGTGGATCACCACCGGCTACCTGCTGACCTACGGCGGCCTGATGCTGCTCGGCGGGCGCCTGGCCGACCTGCTCGGGCGGCGCCGAATCCTGATGGCGGGCACCGCCATCATCGGAATCTCCTCGGCCGCAGCCGGTCTGGCGCAGAACAGCGAACTGCTGATCGGCGCCCGGTTCACCCAGGGCATCGGCGCCGCGCTCATGCTGCCCGCCGCGCTGTCGATCCTGACCACCAGCTTCCGCAGCGGCACCGACCGCAGTACCGCGCTCGGTGTGTGGGCCGGCATCGCCGGTCTCGGCGCCGCGTCCGGGTTGCTGCTCGGCGGTCTGATCACCCAGGGGCCCGGCTGGCGGTGGGTGTTCTATGTCAACGTGCCGGTCTGCCTCCTGATCCTGATCGTGCTGCCGCTGCTGGTGCCCAGCGACCGGCGCAACGACATCCGGGGCAGCTTCGACATCTTTGGCACCGCGCTCGGCACCGGTGGCCTGATGACGCTGGTCTACGGCCTGGTCGAGGCGCCGGAGCATGGATGGGGCAGTGCCCGTACGGTTCTCGTGCTGGCGGCGGCCGCCGCGCTGCTGGTGGGGTTCGTGGTCAACGAGCACAAGATCTCGAATCCGCTGGTGCCGCTGTCGATCTTCCGCATCCGTGGTCTCGGCGCCGCCGACGTCACGCAGATGCTGGTTGCCGCGGGCATGATGTCGCTGTTCTTCTTCATCACCCTCTACACCCAGGAAGTACTCGGCTGGGGTGAGATCAAGGCGGGTCTGGCCTACCTGCCGTTCAGCGCGACCATCGTAGTGGTCTCCGGCGTGACGACGAAGATCGTGCCGCGCACCGGAACCCGTCCGGTGATCATCATCGGCTCCGTGATCACCGGCATCGGTATCTTCCTGCTCGCGCAGATCCCGACCGACGGCGCGTACCTGTCGGACCTGTTGCCCGGCTTGATGATCACCGCCGCCGGCTCGGCCGCGGTCTTCGTCGCCAACACCACCGCGGCCAACGCGGGCGTGCCCGCGGACAAGGCCGGACTGGCCGCCGCGCTGCTCAGCACCGCGCAGCAACTCGGTGTCGCCATCGGTGTCGCGGTGCTCACCGCGATCTCGATCTCGCACACCAACACCGAGCTGGCGCACGGTGCGCTGCCGCTGGACGCGACGACCTCCGGGTTCCGCCGCGCGCTGCTGGTCGCCGCGATCTTCGCGACGGTGGGCGCGCTGACCGCGCTGCGCACGGTCAACACGCGCGGCGAAGAGGCGGACGCCGTAGTGGAATCGCGACCCGAAAAGGTGGTCGTCTAA
- a CDS encoding class-II fumarase/aspartase family protein: MVIDKGLLAPVRAGVPVESVVSDDAWLEAMLEVELALARAQARLGLIPVDAVGQITAAVGTHRFDARAIATAARGAANPVVSFVQQLQRVVAETDSAAADHVHWGSTSQDIFDTASMLVAARALTAIIADVEASVDSLARLADQHRDTVIAARTLGMHAVPTTFGARVTTWIQGLLAAADRLRRVREHGLPVQLGGAAGTFASYVECARRSGGALADASPAQIYTRLTEEFAAELSLAPSAAPWHSVRTPIADLGAVLATASGALGKFAVDVLSQARTEVMEVYEPAAVGRGESSAMPQKRNPVLATMIRSASLQVPALASTLFTAMLAEDERSPGAWHAEWQPLRECLLLVGGSAHTAAELADGLRADEARMSEILAMSHGQLVSERLSIRLTPLLGRVRAKKVLQTAAFDAAASGASLADVLAADPTVSERLGAEEIHELLRPQNYLGIAPTLLDQVIEHR; this comes from the coding sequence ATGGTCATAGATAAGGGATTGCTCGCCCCGGTGCGCGCGGGCGTGCCGGTGGAGTCGGTGGTGTCCGACGACGCCTGGCTGGAGGCGATGCTGGAGGTCGAGCTCGCCCTGGCCCGCGCGCAGGCGCGGCTCGGCCTGATCCCGGTGGACGCGGTCGGGCAGATCACCGCCGCGGTCGGCACCCATCGATTCGACGCGCGCGCGATCGCCACGGCCGCGCGTGGGGCGGCGAATCCGGTGGTGTCGTTCGTGCAGCAGTTGCAGCGCGTGGTCGCCGAAACCGATTCGGCCGCAGCCGATCACGTGCACTGGGGTTCGACCAGCCAGGACATCTTCGACACGGCGTCGATGCTGGTCGCGGCGCGGGCGTTGACGGCAATCATCGCCGACGTGGAGGCGAGCGTCGACTCGCTGGCCCGGCTGGCCGACCAGCACCGCGATACCGTGATCGCCGCCAGAACCCTGGGCATGCACGCGGTTCCGACGACCTTCGGTGCCCGGGTCACCACCTGGATCCAGGGTCTGCTGGCCGCGGCCGATCGGCTGCGGCGGGTCCGCGAGCACGGGCTGCCCGTCCAACTCGGCGGTGCCGCAGGGACATTCGCGTCGTACGTGGAGTGTGCCCGGCGCAGCGGCGGCGCGCTGGCCGACGCCAGTCCCGCGCAGATCTACACCCGGTTGACCGAGGAGTTCGCCGCGGAACTGTCGCTGGCACCCAGCGCGGCGCCCTGGCACAGTGTCCGGACGCCGATCGCCGATCTCGGTGCCGTGCTGGCCACCGCCTCGGGCGCGCTCGGTAAATTCGCCGTCGACGTGCTCTCCCAGGCCCGGACCGAGGTGATGGAGGTGTACGAGCCCGCCGCGGTCGGCCGCGGTGAGTCCTCGGCCATGCCGCAGAAGCGCAATCCGGTGCTCGCCACCATGATCCGGTCCGCCTCGCTGCAGGTGCCGGCGCTGGCGTCCACCCTGTTCACCGCGATGCTCGCCGAGGACGAACGCTCACCCGGCGCCTGGCATGCCGAGTGGCAACCGCTGCGGGAGTGCCTGCTGCTGGTCGGCGGCAGCGCGCATACCGCCGCCGAACTGGCCGACGGCCTGCGTGCCGACGAGGCCCGGATGAGCGAGATCCTCGCCATGAGCCACGGCCAGTTGGTCTCCGAGCGCCTGTCCATCCGCCTGACTCCGCTGCTCGGTCGCGTCCGAGCCAAGAAGGTCTTGCAAACGGCCGCCTTCGATGCCGCGGCGTCCGGTGCGTCGCTGGCCGATGTGCTGGCCGCCGATCCGACGGTCAGCGAGCGGCTCGGCGCCGAGGAGATCCACGAGTTGCTGCGTCCGCAGAACTATCTCGGTATCGCGCCCACTCTCCTGGACCAGGTGATCGAGCACCGCTGA
- a CDS encoding nitroreductase/quinone reductase family protein, which yields MQKLTVERVIAAPIETVFNWFADTENYSASQAVLQNKLIQPAADVPYGVGAVRKVTWFFGRYTERITTYDAPHKIGWVIESGFPAIRHQGAELNFSEVAGGTRVVLTTTAEAAIPFGADFATRTFGFPVLAAGYRSVLKTAEVAITSPRKAQQRTRQGWLAKPRNYVFDQVLKLIRNIHHLMLKVSGGKWGNKQFGMAAIELHVLGRKSKARRTAVLWVPVMEPGRVVLVASKEGDDRDPEWYKNLVATPEVELTIDGVTTPWLAHTADRAEKAELWPRIVKAYHGFAVYQTRTDRDIPVVVCVPREDVGSAADQAFAAGRAKAASKANEAAASNGAAGATKTAGATKAAGAAKPAAARK from the coding sequence ATGCAGAAACTCACGGTGGAGCGCGTCATCGCGGCTCCGATCGAGACGGTCTTCAACTGGTTCGCCGATACCGAGAACTACTCGGCCTCTCAGGCCGTGTTGCAGAACAAGCTGATTCAGCCGGCCGCCGACGTGCCCTACGGTGTCGGCGCGGTCCGCAAGGTCACCTGGTTCTTCGGCCGGTACACCGAGCGCATCACCACCTACGACGCCCCGCACAAGATCGGCTGGGTGATCGAGAGCGGTTTCCCGGCCATCCGGCATCAGGGCGCCGAGCTGAACTTCAGCGAGGTGGCGGGCGGCACCCGGGTCGTGCTGACCACCACGGCCGAGGCCGCGATCCCGTTCGGCGCCGACTTCGCCACGCGCACTTTCGGATTCCCGGTGCTCGCGGCCGGTTACCGTAGCGTGCTGAAGACCGCCGAGGTGGCGATCACCTCGCCGCGTAAGGCTCAGCAGCGCACCCGGCAGGGTTGGCTCGCCAAGCCGCGCAACTACGTCTTCGACCAGGTGCTGAAGCTGATCCGCAACATCCACCACCTGATGCTGAAGGTCAGCGGCGGCAAGTGGGGCAACAAGCAATTCGGCATGGCCGCCATCGAATTGCATGTGCTGGGCCGCAAGTCGAAGGCGCGGCGCACCGCCGTGCTGTGGGTGCCGGTCATGGAACCGGGCCGGGTGGTGCTGGTGGCGTCCAAGGAAGGCGACGACCGCGATCCCGAGTGGTACAAGAACCTGGTCGCCACGCCCGAGGTGGAGTTGACCATCGACGGTGTCACCACACCGTGGCTGGCGCACACCGCCGATCGCGCGGAGAAGGCCGAGCTGTGGCCGCGAATTGTCAAGGCGTACCACGGTTTCGCGGTCTACCAGACCCGCACCGACCGCGATATTCCGGTCGTCGTCTGCGTCCCGCGGGAGGACGTGGGCTCCGCGGCGGACCAGGCGTTCGCGGCGGGCCGGGCCAAGGCCGCGAGCAAGGCGAACGAGGCCGCCGCGTCGAACGGCGCGGCCGGTGCCACCAAGACGGCAGGCGCCACCAAGGCGGCCGGGGCGGCCAAACCCGCCGCCGCCCGTAAGTAA
- a CDS encoding FAD/NAD(P)-binding protein, which yields MPSHKLGTRELITSPGAEELEDGEQSAVVLYPETLRRLPRPDRPGAPDVLRIAVVGVGPRGLSCYERICANIVRNGDRFRTEIYLIDSTRVGTGSVWRTDQSEHLLMNTVASQVTIFTDDSVAMEGPVVPGPSLYEWTSFLAKVGNFADLPDEFYAEACRTAPNTYPTRAIYGYYLRWAYEHIRDRYAGWVRTYEITATATDLRDDPTGRQELTLDTGQRIDALNAVVLAQGHVSPRQPVDPGWPDGQVQRLGLLHIAPVNAADVDIDQVPEREPTIIRGLGLTFFDYMALLTVGRGGRFEQTDVDGVLEYFPSGREPLIVAGCRRGVPHHARGENQKGIDERHIPTLLDPLRIAELRSRADRFGDISFRRDVWPLVAREVETVYYSLVIDDQISPRELRGFRARYLAAPTEQAAAAILDEYRIAPEQRWNWELLGDPTAGRHFGGVAEFHSWLVDYLDADVRNARLGNVRGPVKATLDVLRDLRNEVRLIVDHGGITGQSYRDDLDGWYTPLNAFLSIGPPTARIAELAALIRAGVVRIIGPGMRVRLDAEAGCFVTSSPMVAGSTVTGRVLIDARLPEPDLRATGDVLLRNLLRSEDIRGFTLTNPDGSHYRTGGLEVARDSHAVLDAAGRPHPRRFAVGVPTEAVHWVTAAGPRPGVNSVTLSDSDSVARSILTDYRTAAGPLQRKDYADGHR from the coding sequence GTGCCCAGCCACAAGCTAGGAACCCGTGAACTGATAACTTCCCCCGGCGCCGAGGAACTCGAAGACGGCGAGCAATCGGCAGTGGTGCTCTATCCCGAGACGCTGCGCAGGCTCCCCCGGCCCGACCGTCCCGGCGCACCCGACGTACTGCGCATCGCCGTGGTCGGTGTCGGCCCGCGCGGGTTGAGCTGCTACGAGCGGATCTGCGCCAATATCGTGCGCAACGGCGATCGCTTCCGCACCGAGATCTATCTGATCGATTCGACCCGGGTCGGCACCGGATCGGTGTGGCGCACCGACCAATCCGAGCACCTGCTGATGAATACGGTGGCCTCGCAGGTGACGATATTCACCGACGACAGTGTGGCGATGGAAGGTCCCGTGGTGCCGGGGCCGAGCCTGTACGAATGGACGAGTTTCCTGGCGAAGGTCGGCAATTTCGCCGACCTGCCCGACGAGTTCTACGCGGAGGCGTGCCGCACCGCACCCAACACCTACCCCACCCGCGCCATCTACGGCTACTACCTGCGCTGGGCCTACGAGCACATCCGTGATCGATACGCCGGCTGGGTGCGCACCTACGAGATCACCGCCACCGCAACCGATCTGCGCGATGATCCGACGGGTCGCCAAGAGCTGACGCTGGATACGGGGCAGCGCATCGACGCGCTGAACGCCGTGGTGCTCGCGCAGGGCCACGTCTCGCCACGGCAGCCGGTGGATCCGGGCTGGCCCGACGGACAGGTGCAGCGGTTGGGGCTGCTGCACATCGCCCCGGTCAACGCCGCCGATGTCGACATCGATCAGGTGCCCGAGCGGGAACCCACGATCATCCGCGGCCTCGGCCTGACCTTCTTCGACTATATGGCGCTGCTGACGGTCGGCCGGGGCGGCCGATTCGAGCAGACCGACGTGGACGGGGTGCTGGAGTACTTCCCGTCCGGGCGCGAGCCGTTGATCGTGGCGGGGTGCCGTCGCGGCGTACCGCATCACGCGCGCGGCGAGAATCAGAAGGGCATCGACGAACGCCACATTCCCACGCTGCTCGACCCGCTGCGGATCGCCGAATTACGCAGCCGGGCCGATCGTTTCGGTGACATCTCGTTCCGGCGCGACGTGTGGCCTCTGGTCGCGCGGGAGGTGGAGACGGTCTACTACTCGTTGGTGATCGACGATCAGATCAGTCCGCGCGAGCTGCGCGGTTTCCGCGCGCGCTACCTCGCGGCACCGACCGAGCAGGCGGCCGCGGCCATCCTCGACGAGTATCGGATCGCGCCGGAGCAGCGGTGGAATTGGGAGCTGCTCGGCGATCCCACCGCGGGCCGGCACTTCGGCGGTGTCGCCGAATTCCACAGCTGGCTGGTCGATTACCTGGACGCCGATGTGCGCAACGCCCGGCTCGGCAATGTGCGCGGCCCGGTCAAGGCGACCCTGGACGTGCTGCGGGACTTGCGCAACGAGGTGCGCCTGATCGTCGATCACGGTGGCATCACCGGCCAGTCGTACCGCGACGATCTCGACGGTTGGTACACGCCGTTGAACGCCTTCCTCTCGATCGGCCCGCCCACCGCGCGGATCGCCGAACTCGCGGCGCTGATCAGAGCGGGCGTCGTGCGGATCATCGGGCCGGGCATGCGCGTGCGGCTCGACGCCGAGGCGGGATGTTTCGTGACGAGTTCGCCCATGGTGGCGGGCTCGACGGTCACCGGCAGGGTGCTCATCGACGCGCGGCTGCCCGAGCCCGATCTGCGGGCCACCGGCGATGTGCTGTTGCGGAACCTGCTGCGATCGGAGGATATTCGAGGTTTCACCCTGACGAACCCCGACGGCAGCCACTATCGCACCGGAGGGCTGGAGGTGGCCCGTGACTCGCACGCGGTCCTCGACGCCGCGGGGCGGCCGCATCCGCGTCGTTTCGCGGTCGGCGTGCCCACCGAGGCCGTGCACTGGGTGACCGCGGCCGGACCGCGGCCCGGCGTGAACTCGGTGACACTGTCCGACAGCGATAGTGTCGCGCGTTCCATCCTCACCGACTACCGGACGGCGGCCGGCCCGCTGCAGCGAAAGGACTACGCCGATGGTCATAGATAA
- a CDS encoding 3-oxoacyl-ACP synthase III family protein translates to MNNIAVLGTGSYLPDRIVSNSEVGSGADVDSEWIIRKTAIRERRWALPDQATSDLATHAASAALDAAGISADEVSAIVVATSTPDHPQPPTAAFVQHNLGARGASAFDVNAVCSGFVFALSAVEAAIARAGGGYGLVVGADVYSRILNPADRRTVVLFGDGAGAVVLGPSASGGLRRFGLHTFGDLTSLIRVPAGGSRQPYDPAAHELGAQYFTMDGRGVRAFVNGSLPVLVKQFLHDSGVAPDDITHLIPHQANGVMLAELAEELGLVNATMHTTVRYYGNTGAASIPITLDNAARTGGIRPGDTVLLVGFGGGMAVGLTLVEW, encoded by the coding sequence GTGAACAACATCGCCGTGCTCGGCACCGGGTCCTATCTGCCGGATCGCATCGTGTCCAACAGCGAGGTCGGTTCCGGCGCCGACGTCGACAGCGAATGGATCATCCGCAAGACCGCGATTCGCGAGCGGCGCTGGGCCCTGCCGGACCAGGCGACCTCCGACCTGGCGACCCACGCGGCGAGCGCCGCGCTGGACGCCGCGGGCATCAGCGCGGACGAGGTGAGCGCGATCGTGGTCGCGACCTCCACGCCCGATCACCCGCAACCGCCCACCGCCGCCTTCGTCCAGCACAACCTCGGCGCCCGCGGCGCCTCGGCCTTCGACGTGAACGCGGTGTGCTCGGGCTTCGTCTTCGCGCTCTCCGCGGTGGAGGCCGCGATCGCGCGGGCCGGCGGGGGATACGGGCTGGTCGTGGGCGCCGACGTCTACTCCAGGATCCTCAATCCCGCGGATCGGCGCACGGTGGTGCTGTTCGGTGACGGCGCGGGCGCGGTGGTGCTCGGGCCGTCCGCATCCGGCGGTCTGCGCCGATTCGGCCTGCACACCTTCGGCGACCTGACCTCGCTGATCCGGGTCCCGGCCGGCGGCAGCCGCCAGCCCTACGATCCGGCCGCGCACGAACTCGGGGCGCAGTACTTCACGATGGACGGCCGCGGCGTCCGCGCGTTCGTCAACGGCTCGCTGCCGGTGCTCGTCAAGCAATTCCTGCACGACTCCGGCGTGGCGCCGGACGACATCACCCACCTGATTCCGCATCAGGCCAACGGCGTCATGCTGGCCGAATTGGCGGAGGAGCTCGGGCTGGTCAACGCCACTATGCACACGACGGTTCGCTATTACGGGAACACGGGTGCCGCGTCGATACCGATCACCCTCGACAACGCGGCACGCACGGGCGGGATTCGCCCGGGCGACACAGTTCTGCTCGTCGGCTTCGGGGGCGGAATGGCGGTGGGACTCACCCTCGTCGAGTGGTGA